One Panicum virgatum strain AP13 chromosome 9K, P.virgatum_v5, whole genome shotgun sequence genomic region harbors:
- the LOC120651093 gene encoding uncharacterized protein LOC120651093: MLPSPSLGAATGDAKVADSSMETPWVDSKDRSCHNPSAQQAEKSSLSERSRSERSMAFKSWARCRCYRCLALDHQVSSCRDSFRCIRCRRPGHRERHCHFRSPSPAPRTRSSFAQPQRTQQTRSWADVVAASPQRAPHIQLAASPRPIIQRDAGRPMSMCGCKCHASLGLVATDLQSMLTPLMDSLRSELQQMILTTLDEVVRPLKEEASVIKLWLARVANHLEHIEIPSKESTAGDVVGLFGPCSPVQRSPNPSILASLAAACTPSSPLVCESACVDAADSIAVAEEITTKNFPVEIHPKTLMEETLSPAASVAGISTPTADDTSPSHTMEVPIKILTDATHLDPPMEHMMLQVDTPVEDVVLVEDASSDDDDDDADSYVSVVIEDPLLSVAVTDGSTLSTIEIKEEEPQPPDTSWLEATSPVATNDLKADDVRRPSVHHSPSMITTARCVRKSFDRSPVLPNLRCSKT; the protein is encoded by the exons ATGTTGCCTTCTCCATCGTTGGGCGCCGCTACTGGTGACGCTAAGGTTGCGGATTCCTCCATGGAGACGCCATGGGTGGACTCCAAGGATCGCTCCTGCCATAACCCTTCGGCGCAGCAAGCTGAGAAGTCATCATTGTCAGAAAGATCAAGGTCAGAGCGCAGCATGGCCTTCAAAAGTTGGGCTCGATGTAGGTGTTACCGCTGCCTTGCACTCGATCACCAAGTCAGTTCCTGTCGAGACTCCTTCCGCTGCATTCGTTGtcgtcgtcctgggcatcgagAGCGACATTGTCACTTTCGATCCCCGTCTCCAGCACCAC gaa CCCGCTCATCATTCGCCCAACCTCAACGTACTCAGCAAACAAGGAGTTGGGCTGATGTTGTGGCCGCGTCTCCACAGCGTGCACCTCACATTCAGCTGGCAGCTTCGCCTCGCCCCATCATTCAGCGTGATGCAGGAAGACCTATGTCTATGTGTGGATGTAAGTGCCATGCCTCTCTTGGGTTGGTTGCCACGGACCTTCAGTCTATGCTTACCCCGTTGATGGATTCATTGCGTTCGGAGCTCCAACAAATGATACTGACAACATTGGACGAAGTGGTGCGTCCACTCAAGGAGGAGGCCAGCGTCATCAAGTTGTGGTTGGCGCGTGTGGCCAACCACTTAGAGCACATCGAGATACCTAGCAAGGAATCCACTGCTGGTGATGTGGTCGGCCTCTTTGGCCCCTGTTCTCCGGTTCAGCGCTCACCGAACCCGTCAATTCTTGCTTCTCTTGCAGCAGCTTGTACGCCTTCTAGTCCTTTGGTTTGTGAGAGTGCGTGTGTGGATGCAGCAGACTCTATTGCAGTTGCAGAGGAGATAACCACAAAGAATTTTCCTGTGGAGATTCACCCAAAGACATTGATGGAAGAGACATTATCCCCAGCTGCCTCCGTTGCTGGCATCTCAACCCCTACCGCAGATGATACATCACCCTCGCACACTATGGAGGTGCCCATAAAGATCTTAACTGATGCTACACACTTGGACCCACCCATGGAGCATATGATGCTGCAAGTTGACACTCCCGTCGAGGATGTTGTTCTAGTGGAAGATGCAtccagtgatgatgatgatgatgatgctgaCTCATACGTGAGTGTGGTAATTGAAGACCCCCTGCTTTCCGTTGCCGTTACAGATGGCTCCACCCTGTCTACGATTGAGATCAAGGAGGAAGAGCCACAACCGCCAGATACTTCGTGGTTGGAGGCAACCTCTCCTGTAGCCACCAATGACTTGAAGGCTGACGATGTTAGACGTCCTTCTGTACATCACTCACCATCAATGATAACGACAGCAAGATGCGTGCGCAAGTCTTTTGACAGATCACCCGTCTTGCCCAACCTAAGGTGCTCAAAGACTTAG